One Neorhodopirellula lusitana genomic window carries:
- the ilvB gene encoding biosynthetic-type acetolactate synthase large subunit, producing the protein MSTASSTSPAAEPHVMNGADVLVKSLVDHGVEVLFAYPGGCSMPMHQALTRYGDSIRTILPRHEQGGAFAAQGYTRSSGKIGVVMATSGPGATNLVTAIADAKLDSIPMICITGQVPTKSIGSDAFQETPMVEICRGITKHHYLVTDIADLPRIIKEAFHIAMSGRPGPVLIDMPKDVQLGEMPVEMDPPMDLPGYDAAQPVVPPETIRQIAAAIKMGRRPVIYAGGGIILGDASEELRTLIAKTGIPTVTTIMGIGAVEPEDPYSLDWLGMHGAAYANYAVRDCDLLIALGVRFDDRVTGKVEAFAKDAKIIHVDIDASELNKNKQAHIPVRGDVKQVLTELNRIVQKPDIEEWRNHCAELKAKFPLKYDTEFDGILQQHAIETLSKMTADRETYVSVGVGQHQMWAAQFYKFRKPRTFMSSSGLGTMGFGLPAAMGAQAAHPGALVIDIDGDGSFQMNIQELATCFCEELPVKVLLLNNQHLGMVVQWEDRFMERNRAHTYLGPISHDEAKGKSNADRYQYATDRYPNFVQIAKGYGCGAATVKRKADLEGALQEMIDYKGPYLLDVEVPYQEHVLPMIPGGLTVDEMILS; encoded by the coding sequence ATGAGTACCGCTTCGAGCACGTCCCCAGCTGCCGAGCCGCACGTGATGAACGGAGCAGATGTCCTGGTCAAATCCCTGGTCGACCATGGTGTCGAGGTGCTTTTCGCATACCCAGGCGGTTGCAGCATGCCCATGCACCAGGCGCTGACGCGATACGGGGATTCAATTCGTACAATCCTGCCACGACACGAACAAGGCGGTGCTTTTGCCGCTCAAGGCTACACCCGCAGTAGCGGAAAAATCGGCGTCGTGATGGCCACGAGCGGTCCGGGTGCTACCAACTTGGTCACGGCAATCGCCGATGCCAAGCTCGACAGCATCCCCATGATCTGCATTACGGGACAAGTTCCGACCAAGTCAATCGGCAGCGACGCGTTCCAAGAAACGCCAATGGTCGAAATTTGCCGCGGGATCACCAAGCACCACTATCTGGTGACCGATATCGCGGATTTGCCGCGAATCATTAAGGAAGCGTTCCACATCGCCATGAGCGGTCGGCCAGGTCCTGTCCTGATTGACATGCCCAAGGACGTGCAACTGGGTGAAATGCCCGTTGAAATGGACCCGCCTATGGATTTGCCAGGCTACGATGCCGCGCAGCCTGTTGTTCCCCCCGAAACGATCCGCCAAATCGCCGCTGCGATCAAAATGGGCCGACGTCCGGTGATCTACGCCGGCGGTGGCATCATCCTGGGCGACGCCAGCGAAGAACTGCGTACGCTGATTGCCAAAACCGGCATTCCAACGGTCACAACAATCATGGGGATCGGTGCGGTTGAGCCCGAAGATCCGTACTCCCTGGATTGGTTGGGAATGCACGGGGCGGCTTACGCTAACTACGCCGTTCGCGATTGCGACCTCCTGATCGCGTTGGGCGTGCGGTTCGATGACCGAGTGACCGGAAAGGTCGAAGCATTCGCGAAGGATGCCAAGATCATCCACGTCGATATCGATGCATCCGAACTGAACAAGAACAAGCAAGCTCACATTCCAGTGCGTGGCGATGTCAAACAGGTCCTAACGGAACTGAATCGCATCGTTCAGAAGCCAGATATCGAAGAATGGCGGAACCACTGTGCGGAACTGAAAGCGAAGTTCCCACTGAAGTACGACACGGAATTCGATGGAATCCTGCAACAGCACGCCATCGAAACACTTAGCAAGATGACCGCTGACCGCGAAACTTATGTTTCCGTGGGCGTCGGCCAACACCAAATGTGGGCGGCTCAGTTCTACAAGTTCCGTAAGCCACGGACGTTCATGTCCAGCAGCGGACTGGGAACAATGGGCTTCGGTTTGCCTGCTGCCATGGGTGCCCAAGCAGCACATCCCGGTGCGTTGGTAATCGACATCGACGGTGACGGTAGTTTCCAAATGAATATCCAGGAACTTGCCACGTGCTTCTGCGAAGAATTGCCCGTCAAGGTCTTGTTGCTAAACAACCAGCACCTCGGCATGGTGGTTCAGTGGGAAGACCGGTTCATGGAACGTAACCGAGCCCACACTTACCTGGGCCCGATCAGCCACGATGAAGCGAAGGGCAAGAGCAACGCTGATCGCTATCAGTACGCGACCGACCGCTATCCGAACTTTGTTCAAATCGCCAAGGGCTACGGTTGTGGTGCAGCGACGGTCAAACGAAAGGCAGACCTGGAAGGTGCGTTACAGGAAATGATCGACTATAAAGGTCCTTACCTGCTGGACGTCGAAGTGCCTTATCAAGAGCACGTCTTGCCGATGATCCCAGGTGGATTGACCGTCGACGAAATGATCCTTTCCTAA
- a CDS encoding FluC/FEX family fluoride channel, translating to MIATASNVLAVAIGGGLGALGRYGIAVAMTQSSIAKPIHAATQFVGGGASFATTLANLLGCLLLGVLYQWTENMAATAQTPLDPRMMLAIRVGFLGSLTTFSTLIGDAALLGINGRPSPSLVLMSVNLVGGWLLFLAAAATFRGVFS from the coding sequence ATGATCGCTACTGCTTCAAATGTCCTCGCGGTCGCCATTGGCGGCGGTTTAGGGGCTCTGGGTAGATACGGTATCGCCGTCGCCATGACTCAGTCCTCGATCGCCAAGCCGATTCATGCGGCCACGCAGTTTGTTGGTGGCGGGGCCAGTTTTGCGACCACGCTGGCAAACTTGTTGGGCTGCCTGTTGCTAGGAGTCCTGTACCAATGGACCGAAAACATGGCCGCTACGGCTCAAACGCCGCTAGATCCGCGGATGATGCTAGCAATTCGTGTCGGCTTCCTGGGGAGCTTAACCACCTTCAGCACTCTGATCGGGGATGCGGCCTTGCTGGGAATTAACGGTCGGCCTAGCCCGAGCTTGGTGTTGATGAGCGTGAATCTTGTTGGTGGATGGCTGCTGTTTTTGGCCGCCGCCGCCACCTTCCGCGGAGTGTTCTCGTGA
- a CDS encoding WD40/YVTN/BNR-like repeat-containing protein produces MIDLFKKNILERAAVLHRFTPKMVLCLLAVPAVWAMLVSGGSSAAADRMDWNSIGLTPAYLSVSAFRESATLHAGEFAPGLGQPEPSPRLGDVNVAGGVQTGGVQQAARVGIVVGDGGTILRTDDGGKTWLPIDQIYRSDDELAARPVAFGAKRKARRSWPIPFWHFYDLAWLSPVDVVVIGGSFEPVTGISRGVCLFSSDAGQTWSLGDANEMPRLVELVRPADSVQASSPVIEAIGDAAEASGVNHFFSHDGGRTWVEDTVVRTSTRTDDHGRLQPDRTARGDLAVGRFGAIWVRESEVSTGSSPNRSHWRAVRGDSRHAAVAFVIASASTAPWSVIGRESLHEHLRVSVAIDPMLKKTSGATSVDRIVDAAKGLGVASCEELRLDAQGRSRDGVACRLAWLNEHRPSVVALDSSLPTRTREAWLNAIAQARNSTRGATPFPQRVVITRRGGDSDANPGEMLTTDAAIWRRSSILRSDALMTDPACLAGDFALDALMMCEPGTGIDDAVEVTTLDDQSGSIRRDISLAAGVRLAVGQRHSETEIYHAAHRRLQIATARATQSSRLRGQLTRIASTGRSGGELAASDERAVQQAISGVLAVTAAEDRTRLLWDAFVRVSQSPETSSAMQDLMLKELASNASPASIRRWATWALQTRGASVERHFASQARLAVSKWSGAQLAGVPLSNSRSADALFAGRSAPENQQQRFNGESAGHSGDPGDAPEVMAVSHSDGRAVSPFQVAPASYESSYASSVAPTTILVPQAKNTVWQTTPRWNAQSVPGQANTGSSDPRTGSRLSQSSLDDESMQRLNWDYHPVIMAGRRVDVGDSSKPSRVATGVWLNPSDRPYLDGLLTEVCWRNAKRLELDQAQLRHAVDADFDYFGITLPVNEELTQREIILRLDCDGDYLTTIDLKLASDGRQSASVDGAVPVAIQWHAARSSDSCSVEFAVLKADLPASVQRARCDVLTPAEVSSIPVIPHAANWLNLP; encoded by the coding sequence GTGATTGACTTGTTCAAGAAAAATATTTTGGAACGGGCTGCTGTCTTGCATCGTTTTACCCCCAAAATGGTGCTTTGCTTGCTAGCGGTGCCCGCCGTATGGGCGATGTTGGTTTCAGGTGGAAGCTCGGCCGCCGCAGATCGGATGGATTGGAACAGTATCGGACTGACACCTGCTTATTTGTCCGTCTCCGCCTTCCGAGAAAGTGCGACCCTGCACGCGGGCGAGTTTGCGCCAGGATTGGGGCAGCCAGAACCATCGCCCCGATTAGGTGATGTAAATGTCGCTGGCGGGGTTCAGACTGGCGGAGTTCAGCAAGCCGCTCGCGTGGGAATCGTGGTGGGCGATGGTGGCACTATTCTTCGTACCGATGATGGTGGGAAAACTTGGTTGCCGATCGATCAGATTTATCGCAGCGATGACGAGCTTGCCGCTCGTCCGGTCGCTTTCGGTGCGAAACGCAAGGCTCGGCGGTCGTGGCCCATTCCGTTTTGGCATTTCTATGATCTGGCCTGGCTCTCGCCGGTCGACGTTGTCGTGATCGGTGGCTCGTTCGAACCGGTGACCGGAATCAGTCGCGGAGTTTGTTTGTTCAGTAGCGATGCGGGGCAAACTTGGTCGCTGGGTGATGCCAATGAGATGCCGCGTCTGGTTGAGTTGGTCCGTCCCGCCGATTCGGTGCAGGCTTCCTCGCCGGTGATCGAAGCGATCGGTGATGCAGCCGAAGCGAGTGGAGTGAATCATTTCTTCAGTCACGATGGTGGCCGGACTTGGGTGGAAGACACCGTTGTGCGGACCAGCACTCGGACAGATGATCATGGGCGTCTGCAGCCTGACCGCACGGCGAGAGGTGACCTAGCGGTCGGTCGTTTCGGGGCGATTTGGGTTCGTGAATCCGAAGTTAGCACGGGAAGTAGTCCGAATCGAAGTCACTGGCGAGCGGTTCGCGGTGACAGTCGTCATGCTGCGGTTGCGTTTGTAATCGCCTCGGCTTCGACGGCACCATGGTCGGTGATCGGGCGAGAATCACTGCACGAGCATCTGCGTGTCTCCGTGGCGATCGACCCGATGCTCAAGAAAACAAGTGGGGCCACGAGTGTTGACCGGATCGTTGACGCGGCGAAAGGACTAGGTGTCGCGTCTTGTGAAGAGTTGCGGTTGGATGCACAGGGCCGAAGTCGCGACGGGGTTGCTTGCCGGCTTGCTTGGCTGAACGAACATCGCCCTTCTGTCGTCGCATTAGACTCGTCATTGCCGACCAGAACCCGCGAGGCATGGCTTAACGCAATCGCTCAGGCTCGCAATTCGACACGCGGGGCCACGCCGTTCCCGCAACGAGTGGTAATCACGCGGCGGGGTGGCGATTCCGATGCGAATCCGGGAGAAATGCTGACAACGGACGCCGCGATTTGGCGTCGATCATCGATCCTTCGCAGCGATGCATTGATGACAGATCCCGCGTGCTTAGCGGGCGACTTTGCGTTGGACGCATTGATGATGTGTGAACCTGGAACTGGGATTGATGACGCAGTCGAGGTAACCACGTTGGACGATCAGTCAGGCTCGATCCGGCGAGACATTTCGTTGGCAGCCGGAGTGCGTTTGGCAGTCGGGCAACGGCACAGTGAAACGGAAATCTATCACGCTGCCCATCGTCGCTTGCAAATCGCCACGGCGAGAGCAACCCAATCTTCGCGGTTGCGTGGCCAGTTGACGCGAATCGCAAGCACGGGGCGTTCTGGTGGCGAACTCGCTGCGTCAGATGAGAGGGCCGTCCAGCAGGCGATCAGTGGCGTGCTTGCGGTCACCGCTGCGGAAGACCGAACGAGGTTGTTGTGGGATGCGTTTGTGCGAGTCTCTCAATCGCCAGAGACCTCTTCTGCTATGCAGGATCTGATGCTGAAGGAACTCGCCTCAAACGCGAGTCCGGCATCAATTCGCAGATGGGCGACGTGGGCGTTACAGACACGTGGGGCAAGCGTCGAACGACACTTCGCTAGTCAGGCTCGCTTGGCCGTTTCGAAATGGTCTGGTGCCCAACTTGCCGGCGTCCCGCTTTCTAATTCTCGATCCGCCGATGCCCTTTTCGCCGGTCGTTCAGCGCCCGAGAATCAGCAGCAGCGTTTCAACGGTGAAAGTGCTGGGCATTCCGGTGACCCAGGAGATGCACCGGAGGTGATGGCGGTCTCCCACAGCGACGGTCGTGCGGTTTCCCCTTTCCAGGTGGCTCCCGCGTCCTACGAATCGTCTTATGCGTCGTCTGTCGCGCCGACCACGATTTTGGTTCCACAAGCGAAGAATACGGTTTGGCAGACGACGCCGCGGTGGAACGCCCAGTCGGTTCCGGGCCAAGCGAACACAGGCTCCTCTGATCCACGAACCGGGTCCAGGCTGTCGCAATCAAGCTTGGATGATGAGAGTATGCAGCGACTGAATTGGGATTACCATCCCGTCATCATGGCCGGTCGACGTGTTGATGTTGGTGACTCTTCCAAACCTTCGCGTGTTGCCACCGGGGTTTGGCTGAATCCAAGTGACCGCCCGTATCTTGATGGGCTACTCACCGAGGTTTGTTGGCGAAATGCAAAACGATTAGAACTCGATCAAGCACAGTTGCGGCACGCGGTCGATGCCGACTTTGACTACTTTGGTATCACACTGCCTGTCAACGAAGAGTTGACTCAACGCGAAATCATCCTCCGGCTTGATTGCGACGGAGATTACCTGACAACGATTGACTTGAAGTTGGCCAGTGACGGTCGGCAATCCGCTTCGGTGGACGGTGCGGTGCCGGTTGCGATCCAGTGGCACGCTGCTCGTTCAAGCGATTCTTGTTCGGTAGAGTTTGCGGTCTTGAAAGCGGATCTTCCGGCGTCAGTTCAACGGGCCCGTTGCGATGTTTTGACACCCGCCGAGGTGTCGTCGATTCCGGTGATCCCCCACGCCGCGAATTGGCTCAATCTGCCCTAG
- a CDS encoding GspH/FimT family pseudopilin: MAGITSTNVRCSRQSRQAFGNSPRRGFSIVELSVVLVIVAIGVTLALPRFTASSTRRQVELVAQTIQADLELARRTAMNRGRPVTIQFDWTTASYRSDDIFIDDNEDQTLDLNLGESFGSDIDLSANFQDQPGILFNRDGTATMTRQNGQTSRKGDITVSIDGIRVHLQLRPGVSLVTTRGRNE; encoded by the coding sequence ATGGCTGGCATCACTTCCACGAACGTTCGGTGTTCTCGACAATCGCGTCAAGCGTTTGGCAACTCACCACGCCGCGGCTTTTCAATCGTTGAACTGTCCGTCGTGCTGGTGATCGTCGCAATCGGAGTCACCCTCGCGTTACCTCGATTCACGGCATCTTCTACTCGACGCCAAGTCGAGCTGGTCGCCCAAACCATTCAGGCCGACCTCGAGCTAGCTAGACGCACCGCCATGAATCGCGGCCGCCCGGTTACCATTCAGTTCGATTGGACAACGGCAAGCTATCGCAGTGACGACATCTTCATTGACGACAACGAAGACCAAACATTGGACCTGAATCTTGGCGAGTCATTCGGCAGCGACATCGATCTGTCAGCCAACTTTCAAGATCAACCTGGCATCCTATTCAACCGTGATGGCACGGCAACGATGACTCGTCAGAACGGCCAAACCAGTCGCAAGGGTGACATTACCGTTTCCATTGATGGGATCCGTGTCCACCTACAACTTCGTCCGGGCGTGAGTCTCGTCACGACACGGGGACGCAACGAGTAG
- a CDS encoding pyridoxal phosphate-dependent aminotransferase — MHPWIADRTASFDSSGIRRVFDLAAKLKDPINLSIGQPDFDVPDEIKEATIEAIRSGKNAYSPTQGIAPLRQAILDEVQEKYPGQDRDVFISSGTSGGLVLAMLSLVNPGDEVIFLDPYFVMYPALVRLCGGVPVMIDSYPDFRLDPDKIEAAITPKTKMIIVNSPGNPTGVVASKSDQQAVAEIAAKHNIALISDEIYSRFFYDGEFYSPATDNPDTIVIDGFSKSHAMTGWRVGYVHGPPEVIATMLKIQQYSFVCSPQPAQWGALRAMEVSLQANVDDYRRKRDFLVQELSPNYELTSPGGAFYLFPKAPGQQGGEAFVERAIEHGLLIIPGKIFSKHDSHFRISFAASDETLQRGTELLIQLAKSS, encoded by the coding sequence ATGCATCCTTGGATCGCCGACCGCACCGCTTCGTTCGACAGCAGCGGTATCCGTCGAGTTTTTGACCTTGCCGCCAAGCTCAAGGACCCAATCAATCTTTCAATCGGTCAACCCGACTTTGACGTCCCTGACGAGATCAAAGAAGCCACTATCGAAGCGATTCGATCGGGCAAAAATGCCTATTCACCGACGCAGGGAATCGCCCCGCTTCGCCAAGCGATCTTAGACGAGGTCCAGGAAAAGTACCCTGGGCAAGACCGAGACGTTTTCATTAGCAGCGGCACCAGCGGTGGCCTGGTCCTCGCGATGCTGTCACTGGTGAACCCCGGCGACGAAGTCATCTTCCTGGACCCGTACTTCGTCATGTACCCGGCCCTGGTTCGATTATGCGGCGGCGTGCCGGTGATGATCGACTCCTATCCAGATTTCCGGCTGGACCCAGACAAGATCGAGGCCGCAATCACACCGAAGACGAAAATGATCATCGTCAACAGCCCCGGCAATCCAACGGGCGTTGTTGCCAGCAAGTCTGACCAGCAGGCGGTCGCTGAGATTGCAGCGAAACATAACATCGCCCTCATCTCGGACGAGATCTACAGCCGCTTCTTTTACGATGGCGAGTTCTACTCTCCTGCTACCGACAACCCTGACACAATCGTCATTGATGGCTTCAGCAAGTCTCACGCAATGACTGGTTGGCGGGTCGGGTACGTCCACGGACCGCCCGAGGTCATCGCGACGATGCTGAAGATTCAGCAATACTCTTTCGTCTGCTCGCCTCAACCAGCACAGTGGGGAGCATTGCGTGCAATGGAAGTTTCTCTACAAGCCAATGTCGACGACTATCGGCGAAAACGAGACTTCCTAGTGCAAGAACTCTCGCCTAATTACGAACTCACGTCGCCCGGCGGCGCGTTCTACCTGTTCCCGAAAGCTCCCGGCCAGCAAGGAGGCGAAGCGTTTGTGGAACGAGCAATCGAGCATGGTTTACTAATCATTCCAGGCAAGATCTTCAGCAAACACGATAGCCATTTCCGGATCAGTTTCGCGGCCAGCGATGAAACGCTACAGCGTGGAACGGAACTGCTGATCCAGTTGGCCAAGTCGTCTTGA
- a CDS encoding MraY family glycosyltransferase — protein sequence MMSSPLLPLLAALFAAILLVPVVRLIAIRVNLVDQPDAERKLHSRPIALAGGIAVFFSTLIAIGLWIGYQTGWTFEAASEMLTTRWLVLLGSAIAILVVGLLDDAFALRGRQKLLAQCLIAMVIVGSGTVLDKIGFFGYDIPLGIFAIPVSVLWLLIAINALNLLDGADGMATTVGIFVSGSLAILSLMNRGLTLDAVTAFALCGALCGFLIYNRPPASIFLGDAGSMMIGLVVGVLSMWCSLKGSTLIAAAPIAILFLPLLDSTAAITRRWLTGRSLYTTDRGHLHHVLNEKFGRAGMLWVVAAACAISSSVAIASMYWDYQLLAPVGAIAVLLWLVGTRTFGYSEMRLLGGRTRHVVKSFLVRPATCEDEKHERSLKMQGDGPWHEVWEPLIDFAQQHNLVSVKIDINMPWLHQSYHAAWRSVRLPEKAYQNVVRIPLFAWRGKAETREHAPIGRLEVIAGSNAGSLEQLGEYLEHAAELQTQVESVAERLENGEHVSAASPSNSELPTIAPVIEETDSAEFEVSSLR from the coding sequence GATTGCGTTGGCTGGAGGGATTGCTGTCTTCTTCAGCACCTTAATCGCGATCGGTTTGTGGATTGGTTACCAAACAGGATGGACCTTCGAGGCAGCCAGCGAAATGTTGACCACCCGATGGCTCGTACTATTGGGTTCCGCGATTGCAATCCTAGTGGTAGGCCTGTTGGACGACGCATTTGCACTGCGTGGCCGGCAAAAATTGCTCGCTCAATGCCTGATCGCGATGGTCATCGTGGGCAGTGGTACTGTCCTCGATAAGATTGGTTTTTTTGGCTACGACATCCCGCTAGGGATTTTCGCAATTCCGGTCAGCGTGTTGTGGCTTTTGATTGCCATCAATGCGTTAAATCTGCTGGATGGTGCCGATGGGATGGCAACCACGGTCGGTATCTTCGTGTCCGGCAGTTTAGCCATCTTGAGTTTGATGAATCGTGGACTGACGTTGGATGCGGTCACCGCCTTCGCGCTCTGCGGTGCATTGTGCGGCTTCTTAATTTACAATCGCCCACCAGCATCGATCTTCTTGGGTGATGCTGGAAGCATGATGATTGGTTTAGTCGTTGGCGTGCTGTCGATGTGGTGCTCCCTTAAAGGAAGTACACTGATCGCAGCGGCTCCTATCGCAATTTTATTCTTACCGCTGCTCGATTCAACGGCGGCAATCACGCGTCGTTGGCTGACAGGACGCAGTCTCTATACAACGGATCGTGGGCACTTACACCATGTGCTGAACGAAAAGTTCGGCCGCGCAGGAATGCTCTGGGTTGTTGCCGCAGCATGTGCAATCAGCTCCTCCGTCGCCATTGCATCAATGTACTGGGATTACCAATTGCTTGCTCCGGTGGGAGCCATCGCTGTTTTGTTATGGCTGGTCGGAACACGTACGTTTGGTTACTCGGAAATGCGACTACTTGGTGGTAGAACTCGCCACGTAGTCAAGTCGTTCCTCGTTCGACCTGCAACCTGCGAAGACGAAAAGCACGAGCGTTCGTTAAAGATGCAAGGTGATGGTCCCTGGCACGAAGTTTGGGAACCCTTGATTGACTTTGCACAACAACACAACCTGGTAAGTGTGAAGATTGATATCAACATGCCATGGTTACACCAGAGCTATCACGCTGCTTGGCGGAGCGTTCGCCTACCGGAAAAAGCATACCAAAACGTTGTACGTATTCCCCTCTTCGCGTGGCGTGGGAAAGCTGAGACTCGCGAACACGCGCCCATCGGGCGTCTGGAGGTTATCGCTGGCTCAAACGCTGGATCGCTTGAACAACTTGGCGAGTATCTGGAACACGCTGCGGAATTGCAAACTCAAGTTGAATCGGTAGCTGAAAGGCTAGAAAACGGTGAGCATGTTTCTGCGGCAAGTCCGTCGAATTCTGAACTCCCAACGATTGCACCAGTGATCGAAGAAACGGATTCTGCGGAATTCGAAGTCAGTTCGCTTCGTTGA